The proteins below come from a single Oenanthe melanoleuca isolate GR-GAL-2019-014 chromosome Z, OMel1.0, whole genome shotgun sequence genomic window:
- the LMNB1 gene encoding lamin-B1, whose protein sequence is MADPMPRTRGPSVAAMPQSPTRISRLQEKEELRQLNDRLAVYIDKVRSLETENSALQLQVTQREEVRGREVTGLKAIYEAELADARRALDDTARERAKLQIELGKLRAEHEQLLGSYAKKESDLNGAQVKLREFEAALNSKEAALATALGEKKSLEGEIEDLKDHIREIEASLAAAKDQLINETLQKVDLENRCQSLIEDLEFRKNMYEEEINETRRKHETRLVEVDSGRQIEYEHKLAQALHEIREQHDAQVKLYKEELEETYHSKLESARLNSEMSSSAANAIREQLNESRMRIDSLSSHITSLQKESRAWQDRAQDLESSLAQEQENYRKTLAEKEKEIAEIRNQMQEQLTDYEQLLDVKLALDMEINAYRKLLEGEEERLKLSPSPSSRVTVSRASSSRSVRTAGGKRKRIDVEESEASSSVTISHSASATGNVSIEEIDVDGKFIRLKNTSEQDQPMGGWEMIRKIGDTSASYRYTSRYVLKAGQTVTIWAANAGVTASPPTDLIWKNQNSWGTGEDVKVVLKNSQGEEVAQRSTVFRTTARKGEDEEVEEEAAEPLDEEDIYGQQAEQRASNSSCVVM, encoded by the exons ATGGCCGACCCCATGCCGCGAACCCGCGGCCCATCCGTCGCCGCGATGCCGCAGAGCCCGACGCGCATCTCCcgcctgcaggagaaggaggagctgcGGCAGCTGAACGACCGCCTGGCCGTGTACATCGACAAAGTGCGGAGCCTGGAGACGGAGAACAGCgcgctgcagctgcaggtgaccCAGCGGGAGGAGGTGCGGGGCCGCGAGGTCACCGGGCTCAAGGCGATCTACGAGGCGGAGCTGGCGGACGCGCGGCGGGCGCTGGACGACACGGCGCGGGAGCGCGCCAAGCTGCAGATCGAGCTGGGCAAGCTGCGCGCCGAGCAcgagcagctgctgggcag CTATGCAAAAAAGGAATCCGACCTCAATGGAGCCCAAGTTAAACTTCGTGAGTTTGAAGCAGCCCTGAATTCAAAAGAAGCTGCACTGGCCACAGCTCTTGGTGAGAAGAAAAGTCTGGAGGGAGAAATTGAAGATTTGAAAGATCATATTAGAGAG aTTGAAGCTTCTTTAGCTGCTGCAAAGGACCAGCTTATAAATGAAACCTTGCAGAAGGTGGATCTTGAAAACCGCTGTCAGAGCCTCATTGAGGACCTGGAATTCCGTAAAAATATGTATGAGGAG GAAATCAATGAGACAAGAAGGAAGCACGAAACTCGGTTGGTGGAGGTGGATTCAGGGCGTCAGATTGAGTACGAGCACAAACTGGCCCAGGCCCTCCATGAAATCCGAGAGCAGCACGATGCACAAGTGAAGCTGTACAAAGAAGAGCTTGAAGAGACCTACCATTCCAAG ctggagagcgCCAGGCTGAACTCAGagatgagcagctctgcagccaacGCCATTAGGGAGCAGCTGAATGAGAGCCGCATGCGCATCGACAGCCTGTCCTCCCACATCACCAGCCTCCAGAAAGAG TCTAGAGCGTGGCAGGACAGAGCACAGGacctggagagcagcttggcCCAGGAACAGGAAAACTACCGCAAAACACTggcagagaaggagaaggaaattgCAGAGATAAGAAATCagatgcaggagcagctgacTGACTATGAGCAACTCCTGGATGTTAAACTGGCACTTGACATGGAGATCAATGCATACCGGAAATTGCTGGAGGGTGAAGAGGAGAG GCTGAagctgtcccccagcccttcctccagGGTGACCGTCTCGCGAGCATCATCCAGCCGCAGTGTCCGCACGGCTGGTGGCAAGAGGAAGAGGATCGACGTGGAAGAGTCTGaagccagcagcagtgtgacCATTTCCCACTCTGCCTCTGCCACGGGGAATGTGTCCATTGAGGAGATAGACGTGGATGGGAAGTTCATCCGCTTGAAGAACACCTCTGAGCAG GATCAACCAATGGGAGGTTGGGAGATGATCCGAAAAATAGGAGACACTTCTGCAAGTTACAGATATACCTCAAGATATGTACTAAAGGCAGGCCAGACTGTTACA ATCTGGGCTGCAAATGCTGGAGTAACTGCGAGCCCTCCCACTGACCTCATCTGGAAGAACCAGAATTCTTGGGGCACTGGTGAAGATGTGAAAGTTGTGCTGAAAAATTCTCAGGGAGAG gaggttgctcagagaagcacTGTGTTCAGAACAACAGCACGTAAAGGGGAAGATGAGGAAGTTGAGGAAGAAGCAGCTGAACCTCTGGATGAGGAAGACATTTACGGCCAGcag GCAGAGCAAAGGGCATCcaacagcagctgtgtggtCATGTGA